The nucleotide sequence GATTCCCTTCCATCATTGACTCGAAATATCTAGCAGAACAGTAACCTTGCCATTGGCAACAAATCATTAGCCTGTAGTCTGTTCTACTGACAAAATGTACATTGTCCCAACCTCTAATTACTAGCAGTCctgtgttttccttttctgatttcacATTTTCTGCCACTACAATTTTAGTCAGTCTTGGCTTTGAGCAAAATTGTGAGGTAGATGAAGTTTGTCTTCTGAGAGCTTCCCTCCCAAACCTATGCCCCTGCAAAGTCCACTTCTGACTACGTTCAGGATGGGTGCTTTTATACAATATTTAAGAAACAGTCTAAAAATTGACCCAAGAAAGGCATTGTggtaaacagaaagaacactaCTTTAGGCACTAGGGCATCTGGGTTTgaatattagtttatttattttggaggggagaaggcagggcaattagggctaagtgacttgcccaaggtcacacactagttatgtgtcaagtgtctgaggtcagatttgaactcaggccctcctgactccagggccagttctctactcactgcaccacctagctgccccttggattCTATTAGTGATAAATTATGTGGCCTTTGGCAAATTGCTTaatatctcagcctcagttgcctTAGCTGTGTTTTGCATTAATTATTTCTTCATTCTCACAGCAATCTTGGGAAATAGGGAGTGTAAATGTTAtccccatttgtaaaaagaggaaagaaagtgctTACATAActgaagtcacttgtccaggattgcatagctaatgagtgtcaagagctgggattccaacccagaCCTCTCAGTGGACAATATCAGGTAATATAATGCCACTGGGTTGAagagctctttttttttggaggtttgTCGTTTTCGGCATTCCCTGAAATCAGATTGGTGGTTTACAAATTAAGCTGGCTATCTCCATTGCTAAGATAATTATATTCTTCTACCTATACCAACTGCTATGAAAACCACATAAAACTGGGAGAGAGTATCCTCTAGAACTTACCACCAGGCAAAGCCCTGGTCTCTCAAGATCTAGATGGCAAGGCCGGCACCTACTGTAGCATCAAACCGATGGCTCCAGAGTCTTCGAAAGTGGTATTACAGTGCTGTAGGATTCAACAAACTTGGGTTAATGTGTGATAATACACTTTATGAAGATGAAGATGTTAAAGAGGCCATAAGGAGGCTTCCAGAGAATCTGTATAATGAGCAAATGTTTCATATCAAGAGAGCTCTTGACCTGACCATGAGGCTGCAGACCTTGCCTAAAAATCAGTGGACAAAATATGAAGAGGACAAATTATACCTTCAGCCATATCTGCAGGAGGTTatacagggaagaaaagagagagaagaatgggaTAAGAAATAATCACgtcaaaagaatccatcaataCATTAGtcttcaaaatgttttaaataagcACGGTTGTGCAAAATATGAGGTTAGCTAACCGTTTGTAACT is from Trichosurus vulpecula isolate mTriVul1 chromosome 7, mTriVul1.pri, whole genome shotgun sequence and encodes:
- the LOC118857313 gene encoding cytochrome b-c1 complex subunit 7-like, with amino-acid sequence MARPAPTVASNRWLQSLRKWYYSAVGFNKLGLMCDNTLYEDEDVKEAIRRLPENLYNEQMFHIKRALDLTMRLQTLPKNQWTKYEEDKLYLQPYLQEVIQGRKEREEWDKK